A part of Pirellulales bacterium genomic DNA contains:
- a CDS encoding cupin domain-containing protein: protein MIPYFVDKSQCSHHKIFPGVDIYTTHGDHLMLSLVEFAPHAVVEAHSHPHEQMGLMLEGEAEFVVGGEIRTVRAGEMWRIPGGVVHKVIAGAKPVKALDVFYPIRDDYK from the coding sequence GTATTTTGTCGATAAGTCGCAATGTTCGCATCACAAGATTTTCCCTGGCGTCGATATCTATACGACCCACGGTGATCATCTGATGCTATCGCTGGTCGAGTTCGCGCCGCACGCGGTGGTCGAGGCCCACAGCCATCCGCACGAGCAGATGGGGCTGATGCTCGAAGGGGAAGCCGAGTTCGTCGTCGGCGGCGAAATCCGCACCGTGCGGGCAGGCGAAATGTGGCGGATCCCGGGAGGCGTGGTTCACAAAGTGATCGCCGGCGCCAAACCGGTCAAGGCACTCGATGTCTTTTATCCGATCCGCGACGACTACAAGTAG